Proteins encoded by one window of Cylindrospermum stagnale PCC 7417:
- the nadD gene encoding nicotinate (nicotinamide) nucleotide adenylyltransferase: MQQLAIFGGTFDPIHWGHLLVAETALHQVPLEQVIWVPSLNPPHKQAALFEHRVAMLKLATENNPAFKVSLIEIKRFGISYAINTLIDLSALHPNTHWYWIIGLDAFQTLPRWYRGHELAQMCDWLIAPRLLGGETIAQSELICKQVEKKLREQSFSINWQFLDIPLVGISSSQIRKLCRERRSIRYLLTEPVRSYIAEHNLYTNNSE, encoded by the coding sequence ATGCAGCAGCTAGCAATTTTTGGTGGCACATTTGATCCAATTCATTGGGGACACTTACTCGTCGCTGAGACAGCTTTGCATCAAGTACCCCTAGAACAGGTCATTTGGGTGCCATCCCTAAATCCTCCTCACAAACAAGCGGCTTTGTTTGAGCATCGGGTAGCAATGCTGAAACTAGCCACAGAAAACAACCCAGCGTTTAAAGTCTCACTAATTGAGATCAAACGCTTTGGGATTTCCTATGCCATCAACACCCTGATCGACTTATCTGCTTTGCACCCAAATACTCACTGGTACTGGATTATTGGTTTAGATGCTTTCCAAACCTTACCCCGTTGGTACCGTGGACACGAACTAGCACAAATGTGTGATTGGTTAATCGCACCCCGACTGCTAGGTGGTGAGACTATAGCTCAAAGTGAGTTAATCTGCAAGCAAGTGGAGAAAAAACTTAGAGAGCAGTCATTTAGCATTAACTGGCAATTCCTGGATATACCGTTAGTAGGCATTTCGTCAAGTCAGATCCGCAAGCTTTGCCGCGAACGTCGGTCGATTCGTTATTTACTGACGGAACCGGTCAGATCGTACATTGCCGAACACAACCTCTACACCAACAATTCTGAATAA